One region of Salvia miltiorrhiza cultivar Shanhuang (shh) chromosome 3, IMPLAD_Smil_shh, whole genome shotgun sequence genomic DNA includes:
- the LOC131014925 gene encoding ferredoxin--NADP reductase, root isozyme, chloroplastic-like, with amino-acid sequence MAHSAVSQVPVAVSVNNDVSLRKFAFKSNHVSFHEKSWTSSLSLDFRVASSQSRGRPVVCMSVQQASKPKVAVSPLSLEDAKEPPLHLFKNKEPYTGTIVSVERLVGQNAPGETCHIVIDHGGKVPYWEGQSYGIIPPGENPKKPGNPHNVRLYSIASTRYGDSFDSKTASFCVRRAVYYDPETGKEDPSKNGVCSNFLCDSKPGDKVQITGPSGKIMLLPEDDPNATHIMIATGTGVAPYRGYLRRMFMENVPTFKFGGLAWLFLGVANSDSLLYDDEFSKYLKDYPDNFRFDRALSREQKNKNGGKMYVQDKIEEYSDEVFKLLDNGAHIYFCGLKGMMPGIQETLKKVAEQRGESWEEKLSQLKKNKQWHVEVY; translated from the exons ATGGCTCATTCTGCTGTTTCTCAA GTCCCAGTTGCGGTCTCCGTCAATAACGATGTTTCTCTTCGTAAATTCGCGTTCAAg AGCAATCATGTCTCTTTTCATGAAAAATCATGGACCTCTAGTCTGTCTTTGGACTTCAGAGTCGCGAGCTCTCAGTCGAGGGGTCGACCTGTGGTTTGCATGTCGGTGCAACAAGCCAGTAAACCTAAGGTGGCAGTTTCACctttgagcttggaagatgcaaAAGAGCCGCCTCTCCATTTGTTCAAGAACAAAGAGCCCTATACCGGAACCATTGTCTCCGTTGAAAGGCTCGTTGGTCAGAATGCTCCTGGAGAGACGTGTCACATTGTCATCGACCATGGTGGCAAAGTTCCCTACTGGGAAGGACAGAGTTACGGAATCATTCCTCCT GGTGAGAATCCTAAAAAGCCCGGTAATCCACACAATGTACGGTTGTATTCAATAGCGTCTACCAGATATGGTGACTCGTTTGATAGCAAGACAGCGAGTTTTTGTGTTCGACGTGCAGTCTATTATGATCCTGAGACTGGAAAAGAAGATCCCTCGAAGAACGGAGTTTGCAGCAACTTCTTATGTGATTCAAAGCCCGGCGACAAGGTTCAGATCACAG GTCCTTCCGGTAAGATAATGCTCCTCCCCGAAGACGACCCAAACGCCACTCACATTATGATCGCCACCGGCACTGGCGTGGCGCCTTACAGAGGCTACCTCCGACGTATGTTCATGGAGAACGTCCCAACATTCAAGTTCGGAGGGCTAGCTTGGCTCTTCCTCGGAGTGGCCAACAGCGACAGCCTACTCTACGATGATGAGTTCTCCAAGTATCTCAAGGACTATCCCGACAACTTTAGGTTTGACCGTGCCCTCAGCAGAGAACAGAAGAACAAAAACGGAGGGAAGATGTATGTCCAGGACAAAATCGAGGAGTACAGCGACGAGGTCTTCAAACTCTTGGACAATGGGGCGCACATCTACTTCTGTGGGCTGAAAGGGATGATGCCGGGGATACAGGAGACCTTGAAGAAGGTGGCGGAGCAGCGGGGCGAAAGCTGGGAGGAGAAGCTCTCGCAGCTCAAGAAGAACAAGCAATGGCATGTTGAAGTCTACTGA
- the LOC131014924 gene encoding carbon catabolite repressor protein 4 homolog 4-like isoform X2: MSTPPGPICRKFVPVEQSEVTSISKSDGFKFRLVSYNILAQAYVKSIIFPHSPAPSLKWKARSQAILTVLKSLEADFLCLQEVDEYDTFYKNNMASLGYSSIYIQRSGKKRDGCGIFYKQDNAELVIEEKIDYNDLVATVEDEKTSSLDDGNKLLVGGNKEEPKTGAEKESPSDRGDPNDPRVRLKRDCVGTMAAFRLKNPTFHHVIIANTHIYWDPEWADVKIAQAKYLLSRLAEFKMLVARKFDCSPSIIVAGDFNSVPGDQVYQYLVSGTSGAGPESVDDLPIPLSSVYAFAGGEPEFTNCTPGFTGTLDYILFSPNQGIKPVNCLELPVAESPDISGGLPNYFHPSDHLPIGAEFEVEA, translated from the exons ATGAGCACACCTCCTGGACCAATATGTCGAAAGTTTGTTCCAGTTGAGCAGAGTGAAGTTACTTCAATCAGTAAAAGTgatg GCTTCAAATTCCGGCTTGTATCTTATAATATCTTGGCACAG GCATACGTGAAAAGCATTATCTTTCCACACTCACCAGCTCCTAGTCTCAA GTGGAAAGCTCGTTCGCAGGCCATTCTCACAGTTCTTAAGAGCCTCGAAGCAGATTTTCTTTGTCTACAG GAAGTAGATGAGTATGATACATTTTATAAGAACAATATGGCGAGCCTTGGCTATTCAAGTATCTACATTCAAAGAAGTGGGAAAAAAAGAGATGGATGCGGAATTTTCTATAAACAGGACAA TGCAGAGTTGGTTATAGAAGAGAAAATTGACTACAATGATTTGGTGGCTACAGTTGAAGATGAAAAAACATCATCCTTGGATGATGGCAACAAGTTGCTAGTTGGTGGAAATAAAGAGGAGCCGAAAACTG GTGCCGAGAAAGAGAGTCCATCAGATCGCGGAGATCCAAATGATCCTCGTGTAAGATTAAAGCGTGACTGTGTAGGAACCATGGCTGCTTTTAGACTTAAGAATCCTACATTTCACCATGTTATTATCGCAAACACTCATATATATTG GGATCCTGAATGGGCTGATGTGAAAATTGCGCAAGCTAAGTACTTGCTTTCGCGTCTAGCAGAATTCAAAATGCTAGTAGCAAGAAAGTTTGACTGCTCGCCCTCAATAATTGTCGCAGGGGACTTCAATTCAGTCCCTGGAGATCAG GTGTATCAATACCTAGTTTCTGGCACAAGTGGTGCGGGGCCAGAGAGCGTGGATGATCTGCCGATCCCATTGTCAAGTGTGTATGCATTCGCAGGAGGGGAGCCGGAGTTCACGAACTGCACTCCCGGCTTCACAGGCACTCTTGACTACATCTTATTTTCCCCTAATCAAGGTATAAAACCAGTTAACTGTCTTGAGCTTCCAGTAGCAGAATCCCCCGACATAAGCGGCGGGTTGCCGAATTATTTCCATCCCAGCGATCACCTTCCCATTGGAGCTGAGTTTGAAGTTGAGGCATAG
- the LOC131014952 gene encoding dolichyl-diphosphooligosaccharide--protein glycosyltransferase subunit 4A, producing the protein MIDDQDLGFFANFLGIFIFVLVIAYHYVTADPKYEGN; encoded by the coding sequence atgattgatgatcaaGACTTGGGCTTCTTTGCCAACTTTCTAGGTATTTTCATATTTGTCCTGGTGATTGCTTACCATTACGTGACAGCAGACCCAAAATATGAGGGCAACTGA
- the LOC131014924 gene encoding carbon catabolite repressor protein 4 homolog 4-like isoform X1, with protein sequence MLRCSFLPPRLSVARYSKMSTPPGPICRKFVPVEQSEVTSISKSDGFKFRLVSYNILAQAYVKSIIFPHSPAPSLKWKARSQAILTVLKSLEADFLCLQEVDEYDTFYKNNMASLGYSSIYIQRSGKKRDGCGIFYKQDNAELVIEEKIDYNDLVATVEDEKTSSLDDGNKLLVGGNKEEPKTGAEKESPSDRGDPNDPRVRLKRDCVGTMAAFRLKNPTFHHVIIANTHIYWDPEWADVKIAQAKYLLSRLAEFKMLVARKFDCSPSIIVAGDFNSVPGDQVYQYLVSGTSGAGPESVDDLPIPLSSVYAFAGGEPEFTNCTPGFTGTLDYILFSPNQGIKPVNCLELPVAESPDISGGLPNYFHPSDHLPIGAEFEVEA encoded by the exons ATGCTGAGGTGCTCTTTCTTGCCTCCTCGACTCAG CGTAGCTCGTTACAGCAAGATGAGCACACCTCCTGGACCAATATGTCGAAAGTTTGTTCCAGTTGAGCAGAGTGAAGTTACTTCAATCAGTAAAAGTgatg GCTTCAAATTCCGGCTTGTATCTTATAATATCTTGGCACAG GCATACGTGAAAAGCATTATCTTTCCACACTCACCAGCTCCTAGTCTCAA GTGGAAAGCTCGTTCGCAGGCCATTCTCACAGTTCTTAAGAGCCTCGAAGCAGATTTTCTTTGTCTACAG GAAGTAGATGAGTATGATACATTTTATAAGAACAATATGGCGAGCCTTGGCTATTCAAGTATCTACATTCAAAGAAGTGGGAAAAAAAGAGATGGATGCGGAATTTTCTATAAACAGGACAA TGCAGAGTTGGTTATAGAAGAGAAAATTGACTACAATGATTTGGTGGCTACAGTTGAAGATGAAAAAACATCATCCTTGGATGATGGCAACAAGTTGCTAGTTGGTGGAAATAAAGAGGAGCCGAAAACTG GTGCCGAGAAAGAGAGTCCATCAGATCGCGGAGATCCAAATGATCCTCGTGTAAGATTAAAGCGTGACTGTGTAGGAACCATGGCTGCTTTTAGACTTAAGAATCCTACATTTCACCATGTTATTATCGCAAACACTCATATATATTG GGATCCTGAATGGGCTGATGTGAAAATTGCGCAAGCTAAGTACTTGCTTTCGCGTCTAGCAGAATTCAAAATGCTAGTAGCAAGAAAGTTTGACTGCTCGCCCTCAATAATTGTCGCAGGGGACTTCAATTCAGTCCCTGGAGATCAG GTGTATCAATACCTAGTTTCTGGCACAAGTGGTGCGGGGCCAGAGAGCGTGGATGATCTGCCGATCCCATTGTCAAGTGTGTATGCATTCGCAGGAGGGGAGCCGGAGTTCACGAACTGCACTCCCGGCTTCACAGGCACTCTTGACTACATCTTATTTTCCCCTAATCAAGGTATAAAACCAGTTAACTGTCTTGAGCTTCCAGTAGCAGAATCCCCCGACATAAGCGGCGGGTTGCCGAATTATTTCCATCCCAGCGATCACCTTCCCATTGGAGCTGAGTTTGAAGTTGAGGCATAG
- the LOC131014918 gene encoding pectin acetylesterase 8-like isoform X1, which translates to MRDLTKALSFTIFHVRLIRIMRGILLQWLHIVMYAVILVRTESIYVNITYVQDAVARGAVCLDGSPPAYHFDKGYGTGVNNWLIQLEGGGWCNNVTTCLARKGNRLGSSKQMVKLLAFSGLLGNKARFNPDFYNWNRVKIRYCDGSSFTGDVEAVNPVTGLHYRGARVFLAVMKDLLAKGMKDAENAMLSGCSAGGLAAILHCDNFKNLLPIGTKVKCLSDAGFFINTKDVSGAQHIETYFNDIVTTHGSAKNLPPSCTLRMRPSLCFFPQYSARGIRTPLFVLNAAYDSWQIKNALAPIDADPRGRWHNCETDILKCSSTQLQIMQGFRLEFIRTITGLGLSMSRGLFINSCYAHCQTEMQETWFRSDSPKLNNKTIAKAVGDWFYDKSPFQRGDCPYPCDRTCHNRVFDPQEHPLI; encoded by the exons atgagAGATCTAACTAAAGCATTAAGTTTCACTATTTTTCATGTGCGATTGATCAGAATAATGAGGGGAATCTTATTGCAATGGCTGCACATTGTGATGTATGCGGTGATTTTGGTGAGAACTGAAAgcatttatgtaaatattaccTATGTTCAAGATGCCGTGGCAAGAGGGGCAG TTTGTCTGGATGGGAGCCCGCCGGCGTACCATTTTGATAAGGGATATGGAACAGGAGTTAACAATTGGTTGATTCAGCTAGAG GGAGGAGGGTGGTGCAACAATGTGACTACATGCCTTGCTCGTAAGGGCAACCGGTTAGGCTCCTCCAAGCAGATGGTTAAGCTGCTTGCTTTTTCTGGGCTTTTGGGCAACAAGGCGAGGTTCAATCCCG ATTTCTATAACTGGAATCGAGTCAAAATTAGATACTGTGATGGATCGTCGTTTACTGGTGATGTTGAAGCAGTGAATCCT GTGACAGGACTTCACTACAGAGGGGCAAGGGTGTTTCTTGCTGTTATGAAGGACCTATTAGCAAAAGGAATGAAGGATGCTGAAAAT GCTATGTTATCTGGATGCTCGGCTGGTGGATTAGCCGCGATTCTTCATTGTGACAACTTCAAGAATCTCCTTCCCATCGGGACAAAAGTGAAGTGCCTTTCGGATGCTGGTTTTTTCATAAATAC GAAGGATGTCTCCGGAGCTCAACATATAGAAACCTACTTTAACGACATTGTTACAACACAT GGATCAGCGAAGAATCTGCCCCCATCGTGTACCTTGAGAATGAGACCGAGCCTT TGTTTCTTCCCACAATACTCTGCAAGAGGAATCCGGACGCCCCTCTTTGTTTTGAATGCCGCCTATGATTCATGGCAG ATAAAGAATGCTTTGGCTCCCATTGATGCTGATCCACGCGGGCGCTGGCACAACTGCGAGACAGATATACTCAAGTGCTCTTCAACGCAGCTCCAAATCATGCAAG GTTTCCGATTAGAGTTTATCAGAACAATAACCGGATTAGGGTTGTCGATGTCTAGAGGATTATTCATCAATTCTTGCTATGCACATTGCCAAACTGAAATGCAGGAAACCTGGTTTAGAAGTGACTCTCCAAAGCTAAATAACAAG ACGATTGCAAAAGCCGTTGGAGATTGGTTCTACGATAAAAGTCCGTTTCAGAGGGGGGATTGCCCCTATCCTTGTGACAGAACTTGTCATAACCGCGTTTTTGATCCACAGGAGCACCCGTTGATCTAG
- the LOC131014918 gene encoding pectin acetylesterase 8-like isoform X2 codes for MRGILLQWLHIVMYAVILVRTESIYVNITYVQDAVARGAVCLDGSPPAYHFDKGYGTGVNNWLIQLEGGGWCNNVTTCLARKGNRLGSSKQMVKLLAFSGLLGNKARFNPDFYNWNRVKIRYCDGSSFTGDVEAVNPVTGLHYRGARVFLAVMKDLLAKGMKDAENAMLSGCSAGGLAAILHCDNFKNLLPIGTKVKCLSDAGFFINTKDVSGAQHIETYFNDIVTTHGSAKNLPPSCTLRMRPSLCFFPQYSARGIRTPLFVLNAAYDSWQIKNALAPIDADPRGRWHNCETDILKCSSTQLQIMQGFRLEFIRTITGLGLSMSRGLFINSCYAHCQTEMQETWFRSDSPKLNNKTIAKAVGDWFYDKSPFQRGDCPYPCDRTCHNRVFDPQEHPLI; via the exons ATGAGGGGAATCTTATTGCAATGGCTGCACATTGTGATGTATGCGGTGATTTTGGTGAGAACTGAAAgcatttatgtaaatattaccTATGTTCAAGATGCCGTGGCAAGAGGGGCAG TTTGTCTGGATGGGAGCCCGCCGGCGTACCATTTTGATAAGGGATATGGAACAGGAGTTAACAATTGGTTGATTCAGCTAGAG GGAGGAGGGTGGTGCAACAATGTGACTACATGCCTTGCTCGTAAGGGCAACCGGTTAGGCTCCTCCAAGCAGATGGTTAAGCTGCTTGCTTTTTCTGGGCTTTTGGGCAACAAGGCGAGGTTCAATCCCG ATTTCTATAACTGGAATCGAGTCAAAATTAGATACTGTGATGGATCGTCGTTTACTGGTGATGTTGAAGCAGTGAATCCT GTGACAGGACTTCACTACAGAGGGGCAAGGGTGTTTCTTGCTGTTATGAAGGACCTATTAGCAAAAGGAATGAAGGATGCTGAAAAT GCTATGTTATCTGGATGCTCGGCTGGTGGATTAGCCGCGATTCTTCATTGTGACAACTTCAAGAATCTCCTTCCCATCGGGACAAAAGTGAAGTGCCTTTCGGATGCTGGTTTTTTCATAAATAC GAAGGATGTCTCCGGAGCTCAACATATAGAAACCTACTTTAACGACATTGTTACAACACAT GGATCAGCGAAGAATCTGCCCCCATCGTGTACCTTGAGAATGAGACCGAGCCTT TGTTTCTTCCCACAATACTCTGCAAGAGGAATCCGGACGCCCCTCTTTGTTTTGAATGCCGCCTATGATTCATGGCAG ATAAAGAATGCTTTGGCTCCCATTGATGCTGATCCACGCGGGCGCTGGCACAACTGCGAGACAGATATACTCAAGTGCTCTTCAACGCAGCTCCAAATCATGCAAG GTTTCCGATTAGAGTTTATCAGAACAATAACCGGATTAGGGTTGTCGATGTCTAGAGGATTATTCATCAATTCTTGCTATGCACATTGCCAAACTGAAATGCAGGAAACCTGGTTTAGAAGTGACTCTCCAAAGCTAAATAACAAG ACGATTGCAAAAGCCGTTGGAGATTGGTTCTACGATAAAAGTCCGTTTCAGAGGGGGGATTGCCCCTATCCTTGTGACAGAACTTGTCATAACCGCGTTTTTGATCCACAGGAGCACCCGTTGATCTAG